One genomic window of Blastopirellula retiformator includes the following:
- a CDS encoding nucleotide pyrophosphohydrolase: MTSEPSPDITIRSAQAEVDEWIKTIGVRYFSELTNLAQLMEEVGELSRIMSRTYGEQSFKEGALRGELSDELADVLFVLICIANQTGVDLTTALEKNLAKKTGRDKERHLNNPKLR, translated from the coding sequence ATGACTTCTGAGCCATCCCCGGACATTACGATCCGTTCGGCGCAAGCCGAAGTGGACGAGTGGATCAAGACAATCGGCGTGCGCTATTTTTCGGAACTGACGAACCTGGCTCAGTTGATGGAAGAAGTGGGCGAGCTTTCGCGGATCATGTCGCGGACCTATGGCGAGCAAAGCTTCAAGGAAGGGGCCCTACGCGGCGAACTTTCGGATGAGCTGGCTGACGTGTTGTTCGTCTTGATTTGCATCGCCAACCAAACCGGCGTCGATCTGACGACCGCCCTAGAGAAGAACTTGGCGAAGAAGACTGGCCGGGACAAGGAGCGTCACCTTAACAATCCAAAGTTGCGTTAA
- a CDS encoding prepilin peptidase, translating to MAARRKPNQLRRIGVAAILIFVAVLITWPAIEFLVRSSAVNRPSEAMDRLERLATLRDWMINVFGYGWFFAVGAVIGSYLNVVVWRLPRGKSVVDKPSACPFCSTKIRALDNVPVLGWINLEGKCRACRLPISSRYPLVEATMGMIFVALLIAELLCGGSNLPGGAITSGRGFAGVVFEGRWEIIRIYAYHAAFFCWMLPWALMAWDRQRIPKSTVIVAALVGIAAPLVWPGIHPVPAIALDSSAWMVELLTILVGAMVGLLLGLVVRRLETREEGDLSRGWALPTMLAATGLFLGWQAVVTVAAVVLPLYGLAFFALSKRGRYVRPGLFELLLCGVTLVYICGWGWWVEPSWLPGPGLTPLGLCVVLPLLLMSFLLLAMAGRPQGVDVRRFQNDDPVSPPRCEPVEFNT from the coding sequence ATGGCCGCGCGTCGCAAACCGAATCAACTCCGGCGGATCGGCGTAGCGGCGATCTTGATCTTCGTCGCCGTCCTGATCACGTGGCCTGCGATTGAGTTTCTCGTTCGCAGTTCGGCCGTCAATCGTCCGAGCGAAGCGATGGATCGACTCGAGCGTCTGGCGACGCTGCGGGATTGGATGATCAACGTGTTCGGCTACGGCTGGTTCTTCGCCGTCGGGGCCGTGATTGGCAGCTATTTGAACGTCGTCGTCTGGCGATTGCCGCGCGGTAAGTCGGTCGTCGACAAACCTTCGGCCTGCCCGTTTTGCTCGACCAAGATTCGAGCGCTCGACAACGTCCCGGTCTTAGGCTGGATCAACCTGGAAGGGAAGTGTCGCGCTTGCCGATTGCCAATTTCGTCGCGGTATCCGTTGGTCGAAGCGACGATGGGGATGATCTTCGTCGCGCTGCTGATCGCCGAATTGTTATGTGGCGGAAGCAACTTGCCTGGCGGCGCGATTACCAGCGGACGCGGTTTCGCGGGCGTCGTCTTCGAAGGCAGATGGGAAATCATCCGGATCTACGCCTATCACGCGGCGTTTTTCTGCTGGATGTTGCCGTGGGCCTTGATGGCGTGGGATCGCCAGCGAATTCCGAAGTCGACTGTGATTGTGGCGGCCCTGGTGGGGATTGCCGCGCCGCTGGTTTGGCCCGGCATTCATCCTGTACCCGCCATTGCGCTGGACTCGTCAGCTTGGATGGTGGAGCTACTAACGATTTTGGTTGGCGCGATGGTCGGCTTGCTGCTGGGGCTGGTGGTGCGGCGGCTTGAGACGCGGGAAGAAGGAGATCTGTCGCGGGGCTGGGCGCTGCCGACGATGCTGGCGGCGACGGGGCTCTTTCTGGGATGGCAGGCGGTCGTGACGGTCGCTGCGGTCGTCTTGCCGTTGTATGGGCTCGCCTTTTTCGCATTGTCGAAGCGGGGGCGGTATGTGCGCCCAGGATTGTTTGAACTGCTGCTATGCGGCGTGACGCTTGTTTACATCTGCGGGTGGGGCTGGTGGGTGGAACCGTCTTGGTTGCCGGGACCCGGCCTGACGCCGCTTGGGTTATGCGTCGTCCTGCCACTGTTACTGATGAGTTTCTTGTTGCTGGCGATGGCCGGGCGACCGCAAGGGGTCGACGTGCGACGATTTCAAAACGACGATCCGGTTTCGCCGCCACGCTGCGAACCGGTAGAATTCAATACGTAA
- a CDS encoding 6-pyruvoyl trahydropterin synthase family protein → MSLVIMRRIKFCAGHRLYKHGGKCEFFHGHNYVADFYVTADEVDSVGRVIDFADLKAKFKGWLDENWDHGFILSEQDENGINAIKQVVPCKYFVMPYNPTAESMARYLLDYVCPELLGDSNVRAVKVVVWETEEAFAEARVAGDVDGSTTASLSSVTVD, encoded by the coding sequence ATGAGTCTGGTAATCATGCGGCGCATCAAGTTTTGCGCCGGTCACCGGTTGTACAAACATGGCGGCAAGTGCGAGTTCTTTCATGGCCACAACTATGTCGCCGACTTTTACGTTACCGCAGACGAAGTCGATAGCGTCGGCCGGGTGATCGATTTCGCCGACCTGAAAGCGAAGTTCAAGGGCTGGCTCGACGAAAACTGGGACCACGGTTTTATCCTGAGCGAGCAGGACGAGAACGGAATCAACGCGATCAAACAGGTTGTGCCGTGCAAGTATTTCGTCATGCCGTACAACCCGACCGCCGAGAGCATGGCCCGCTATCTGCTTGACTATGTCTGTCCCGAACTGCTGGGCGACTCGAACGTGCGCGCCGTGAAGGTGGTGGTCTGGGAGACCGAAGAAGCGTTTGCCGAAGCCCGCGTCGCTGGCGACGTCGATGGTTCGACGACCGCTTCGCTGAGTTCGGTCACGGTCGATTAA
- the mog gene encoding molybdopterin adenylyltransferase, which produces MSSTDSPAKIGVVTVSDRASRGEYEDRGGPAIQAYLAETLTSSWEAVARVISDDRAGIEATLRELCDQQECCLVITTGGTGPALRDVTPEATEAVCDKMMPGFGELMRKVSLEKVPTAILSRQTAGIRGKSLLINLPGQPKAIAECLDAVFPAIPYCIDLLEGPFLTTDPTKILAFRPAKKS; this is translated from the coding sequence ATGAGCAGCACCGATTCGCCTGCCAAGATTGGCGTCGTCACCGTATCAGACCGCGCCAGTCGCGGCGAATACGAAGACCGGGGCGGTCCAGCCATTCAGGCTTACCTGGCCGAGACTTTGACCTCTTCTTGGGAGGCGGTAGCCCGCGTGATCTCGGATGATCGCGCGGGGATCGAAGCGACGCTCCGCGAGCTTTGCGACCAACAGGAGTGCTGCCTGGTGATTACGACCGGAGGAACTGGTCCGGCGCTGCGTGACGTGACTCCGGAAGCGACTGAGGCAGTTTGCGATAAGATGATGCCAGGCTTTGGCGAGTTGATGCGGAAGGTCTCTTTAGAGAAGGTGCCGACGGCGATTCTCTCGCGACAGACGGCCGGCATCCGCGGCAAGTCGCTGTTGATCAACCTCCCTGGGCAGCCGAAGGCGATTGCGGAGTGCCTGGACGCGGTTTTTCCTGCGATTCCCTATTGCATCGATCTGCTAGAGGGGCCATTTCTGACCACAGACCCCACTAAGATTCTGGCATTTCGGCCCGCCAAGAAGTCTTGA